The Fusarium fujikuroi IMI 58289 draft genome, chromosome FFUJ_chr12 genome includes a window with the following:
- a CDS encoding probable alpha-L-arabinofuranosidase, with product MTFRKTSYLLSGLAAAGTRALSGPCDIYADGGTPCVAAFGTTRALYGSYSGPLYQLQRGSDGQTTNIVPTSPGGVADVSVQDTFCANTTCTIPIIYDQSSKGNHLTRAPPGGGSKGPAPGQYDDLAAAYGAPVLVNGKKTYGIFVHSTVGYRNDKTTGVAVKNEAEGLYAIFDGTHYNDKCCFDFGNAETTNHADDNGSMEAIYFGDDTEWGSGAGSGPWVMADMENGLFSGQGAGYNPGDPTIESRFVTAFLKGNSTNLWALRGGNEKSQSLSTYYSGPRPNGYYPMDKQGAIVLGIGGDNGNLDQGTWYEGVLTSGYPSDETEDAVQANIEQAGFTATSLANGPPLSVGSTITIKATTPGFTNRYLAHDGSTVNTKVITSSSDASTKQKGSWIVRQGLVTSALGCVSLESFDTPGSFIRHSGFTLYPNANDGSKQFSEDATWCPQQSFDSAGSNALRSWSYPTRYFRHYDSTGYAAMDGGWEVFDASTDFTDDASWFISSSFQN from the coding sequence ATGACTTTCCGCAAAACTTCTTATCTTCTTTCTGGCCTCGCAGCAGCTGGTACTCGTGCCCTCTCTGGACCGTGTGATATCTATGCTGACGGGGGAACTCCTTGTGTTGCTGCCTTCGGAACCACGAGAGCATTATACGGGTCGTACAGTGGTCCGCTCTATCAACTCCAGCGTGGTTCCGACGGCCAAACCACCAATATTGTCCCAACAAGTCCTGGTGGCGTGGCAGACGTCTCGGTGCAGGATACGTTCTGTGCCAACACCACCTGTACCATTCCCATCATTTATGACCAGTCTAGCAAGGGGAACCATCTCACCAGGGCACCTCCTGGCGGTGGTTCCAAGGGCCCTGCGCCTGGACAGTACGATGATCTCGCGGCGGCTTACGGCGCTCCGGTGCTGGTAAACGGAAAGAAAACATATGGCATCTTTGTTCATTCTACAGTTGGTTACAGAAATGATAAAACCACTGGCGTTGCTGTTAAGAACGAGGCTGAGGGCTTGTATGCCATCTTTGATGGAACTCATTACAATGATAAGTGCTGCTTTGATTTTGGCAACGCCGAAACTACGAATCACGCCGATGACAACGGATCCATGGAGGCCATCTATTTCGGTGATGACACCGAATGGGGTTCTGGTGCTGGTTCTGGGCCGTGGGTTATGGCCGATATGGAAAATGGCCTGTTCTCAGGCCAAGGTGCTGGCTACAACCCAGGAGACCCGACGATCGAGTCGCGATTTGTGACTGCGTTTCTCAAAGGTAACTCGACAAACTTGTGGGCTCTTCGCGGCGGCAATGAAAAGTCACAATCTCTATCTACCTACTATAGCGGACCTCGCCCCAATGGATACTATCCAATGGACAAACAGGGTGCGATCGTTCTTGGTATCGGTGGAGATAACGGTAACCTGGACCAGGGAACTTGGTACGAAGGGGTTCTTACTTCAGGCTATCCATCTGATGAGACCGAGGATGCAGTTCAGGCCAATATTGAGCAAGCTGGATTCACTGCAACGTCTCTGGCAAATGGCCCACCACTCAGCGTTGGGTCAACTATCACGATCAAAGCCACGACTCCGGGTTTCACAAACCGATACTTGGCCCATGACGGTTCCACTGTTAATACGAAAGTTATTACCTCCTCTAGCGATGCATCCACGAAGCAAAAGGGCAGCTGGATTGTTCGACAAGGTCTTGTCACCTCCGCCCTGGGCTGTGTATCGCTCGAGTCCTTCGACACTCCAGGTTCTTTCATTCGCCATAGTGGCTTCACACTCTATCCAAATGCAAACGATGGAAGTAAACAATTTTCAGAGGATGCCACTTGGTGCCCGCAACAGAGTTTTGATAGCGCAGGTTCCAACGCTTTGCGATCATGGAGCTACCCTACTCGGTACTTCCGACACTACGATAGCACTGGCTATGCAGCGATGGATGGTGGATGGGAGGTTTTTGATGCCAGCACCGACTTTACTGACGATGCTAGCTGGTTTATTAGTAGCTCATTCCAGAATTGA
- a CDS encoding related to NADPH:quinone reductase and related Zn-dependent oxidoreductases: MKEAYTNKDLNVEIRDVPVPKPRPGELLIRTVVSGTNPKDWKMPKLMGGDPANHGDDIAGYVEAVGEGVTGFRPGDRVAAFHQMFTPHGSYAEYSVAAAKSAFHLPNPTTFEEGATIPLASMTAALGVYQRLQLPLPWSPVTVPTPLVVDGAATAVGAFAIKFAALSNVHPIIAIAGNGITFVDTLLDKSKGDIIIDYRQGPEHVNKELRKVAEKHTISYAYDTVSDEASLEMLSKVVYAENGKIMSVIPKEDSVIGGITVLGSNVGHIHESAKEGFKVGNAEFGATIYNLVSLGLADGWFSGHPYEIAEGGLAGLEGVLKNLEAGLYNTSKSIVLYLLAEAARDPGLTTGATFHFTEDPDQSHVAAAKYGIHAPSACASENGPRALTSNIIALEPWKEMNGVQDFRAKLRDSQDKQPAIS, encoded by the exons ATGAAGGAAGCATACACCAACAAAGACCTCAACGTCGAGATCCGCGATGTTCCTGTGCCTAAACCCAGGCCAGGCGAGCTCCTCATTCGTACAGTCGTGTCAGGCACAAACCCTAAGGACTGGAAAATGCCCAAGTTGATGGGCGGAGACCCAGCGAATCATGGTGACGATATCGCCGGCTACGTCGAGGCGGTCGGCGAAGGAGTCACGGGATTCCGTCCTGGTGACCGAGTCGCTGCTTTCCACCAGATGTTTACTCCTCATGGTAGCTACGCGGAGTACTCGGTGGCGGCCGCTAAGTCAGCATTCCATCTCCCCAATCCCACCACATTTGAAG AGGGCGCCACGATCCCGCTCGCCAGCATGACCGCTGCTCTTGGCGTTTATCAGAGACTCCAACTGCCTCTGCCATGGAGCCCTGTCACTGTCCCAACGCCCCTGGTGGTTGACGGAGCCGCAACAGCGGTGGGAGCCTTCGCCATCAAGTTTGCAGCCCTTTCGAATGTCCAtcccatcatcgccatcgcagGCAATGGTATTACATTCGTGGATACCTTGCTTGATAAGAGCAAGGgtgacatcatcatcgactaCCGCCAGGGACCTGAGCATGTGAATAAGGAGCTTCGCAAGGTCGCAGAAAAGCATACTATCTCTTATGCCTACGATACTGTGTCTGATGAAGCAAGCCTGGAGATGCTTTCCAAAGTCGTTTATGCAGAGAACGGAAAGATCATGAGTGTTATTCCTAAAGAGGACTCGGTAATTGGGGGAATCACGGTGCTAGGATCTAATGTTGGCCATATCCACGAGTCCGCCAAAGAGGGATTCAAGGTTGGAAATGCAGAATTTGGTGCTACCATTTACAATCTAGTTAGTCTTGGCCTGGCCGACGGCTGGTTTTCGGGACATCCTTATGAGATTGCTGAGGGAGGGTTGGCTGGACTCGAGGGTGTTTTAAAGAATCTGGAAGCGG GACTGTACAACACTTCCAAGTCCATTGTGCTCTATCTACTAGCCGAGGCAGCCAGGGATCCTGGTTTAACGACTGGCGCCACGTTCCACTTTACCGAAGATCCCGACCAAAGCCACGTTGCCGCGGCAAAATATGGCATACATGCACCCTCTGCATGTGCCTCGGAGAATGGCCCAAGAGCTCTGACGTCCAACATCATAGCCCTGGAGCCATGGAAGGAAATGAATGGAGTCCAAGACTTCCGAGCGAAGCTTCGCGACAGTCAGGACAAGCAGCCCGCAATATCCTGA
- a CDS encoding probable cutinase transcription factor 1 beta — MPPSSGSADAFSGSRKRAAAACHACHARKVRCSISQTGSPSSKVSPGLVQLTTDRSLTDVLYRPRNGARTRRGQNLARAPSDAESIPLDRASHNEPVYRPFTDHFGHHSQAREPDTATPQAQTGLSPVYGDTQGVGLVADLCEPERPDKSGHFVAAALSSTNVDSDTHEYLEKRGCFALPAFDIQQSLVQAYFHYVHPFLPVIHVSSFLKAFESPGQNGVSLHLLWSVFLAAANFADATTVQSSGYESRKDMKRAMFLRAKALYDANYERSKIVLIQAVLLMGFWYSDTEDRLGPWHWNGIAISLCQTCCFFRETWLSVGMGRPMRINPVHADTPKPDAKASESLYSELTDSQRRRYIPEDPQSLFLLWDDLLSVTSILSRILSVQHLAKRTLSTHSEVNDLERELRNHHKHLDCLRARATDPVLTLHMYHFELFFESTLLTLFRPFVFQSLGNQRAVAHDKESQDWLLSIERKATAAAMNSTNTLGDMIMADMVCLSQSLICIALVPTLQMHLLHSVSPRKLVHRLGCHRLDMCMMVIQEIKVTYFGAEILYRLFTRAREVISVRRRIQETPPPAGTDESGAVMPESQGIHDTETVRSASPMIWAFNAASNYGHGTGTSDEYEDSDVNAILSQCIFPDFGTFQTIGLTDITQPWN; from the exons ATGCCGCCCTCATCGGGATCCGCTGATGCCTTCTCTGGATCAAGGAAAAGAGCAGCCGCGGCTTGCCATGCTTGTCACGCACGCAAAGTTCGCTGCAGCATCTCACAAACTGGAAGCCCCT CCTCAAAGGTGAGTCCCGGGCTCGTTCAATTAACAACTGATAGGTCACTAACTGACGTTCTCTACCGACCTCGGAATGGTGCTCGAACACGAAGAGGTCAGAATTTGGCGAGGGCGCCGAGTGATGCCGAGTCCATTCCCCTGGACCGGGCAAGCCACAATGAGCCAGTCTACCGTCCATTCACTGATCACTTCGGTCACCACTCACAAGCCCGAGAACCTGACACGGCAACCCCACAAGCCCAAACAGGGCTGTCACCGGTGTATG GTGACACTCAAGGCGTTGGGCTTGTTGCCGATCTCTGCGAGCCCGAACGTCCTGACAAAAGTGGTCATTTCGTCGCCGCAGCCCTAAGCTCAACGAATGTCGATTCCGATACGCACGAGTACTTGGAAAAAAGAGGGTGCTTTGCTTTGCCGGCTTTCGATATCCAGCAATCGCTCGTGCAGGCGTACTTCCACTACGTCCACCCCTTCTTGCCTGTCATACATGTTTCTTCATTCCTCAAGGCCTTTGAAAGCCCAGGGCAGAATGGGGTGTCACTCCATCTTCTCTGGAGCGTGTTTCTGGCAGCTGCAAAT TTTGCCGACGCGACGACTGTGCAATCATCTGGTTATGAATCGCGAAAGGATATGAAACGGGCAATGTTCTTACGCGCAAAG GCATTATACGATGCGAACTACGAACGGTCCAAGATTGTCCTGATCCAAGCGGTGCTACTGATGGGTTTCTGGTATTCAGATACAGAAGACAGGCTTGGGCCATGGCACTGGAATGGCATAGCCATCAGCCTCTGCCAGACT TGCTGTTTCTTCCGAGAAACGTGGTTGTCCGTTGGCATGGGACGGCCCATGCGTATTAACCCAGTCCACGCCGATACACCCAAACCAGATGCAAAAGCCTCCGAGAGCTTGTATTCTGAGCTAACAGATTCTCAGCGTCGGCGGTATATCCCAGAGGATCCTCAGAGTTTGTTTCTGTTGTGGGATGACTTACTCTCCGTCACCAGCATTTTATCTAGGATTCTTTCTGTTCAACACCTCGCCAAGCGGACGCTTTCGACCCACTCGGAGGTGAATGACCTGGAACGCGAGCTAAGAAATCATCACAAGCACCTGGATTGCCTTAGAGCTAGAGCGACCGATCCAGTTCTCACTCTCCACATGTATCATTTCGAACTATTCTTTGA GTCTACACTTCTAACTCTATTTCGCCCATTTGTATTCCAGAGCCTTGGAAATCAGCGCGCCGTCGCCCATGACAAAGAATCACAAGATTGGTTGTTAAGCATAGAGAGGAAAGCAACCGCCGCTGCCATGAATTCGACCAACACGCTCGGTGACATGATCATGGCAGATATGGTCTGTCTCTCTCAATCATTAAT CTGCATCGCTCTCGTACCAACGCTGCAAATGCATCTCCTGCATTCTGTGTCACCGCGAAAGCTGGTCCATCGCCTAGGCTGCCATCGGCTGGACATGTGTATGATGGTAATACAGGAAATAAAGGTCACATACTTTGGCGCCGAGATCTTGTATCGGTTATTTACAAGAGCTCGAGAGGTCATAAGTGTTAGGCGTCGTATTCAGGAAACTCCCCCGCCTGCCGGTACAGATGAAAGTGGTGCGGTTATGCCAGAAAGCCAAGGGATTCATGATACGGAAACTGTCCGGTCAGCATCGCCGATGATCTGGGCCTTCAATGCTGCCAGTAACTATGGGCATGGGACAGGGACAAG CGATGAATATGAAGATTCAGATGTCAACGCTATCCTAAGCCAGTGCATATTTCCGGATTTCGGGACGTTTCAGACGATAGGTCTAACAGATATTACACAACCATGGAATTAG
- a CDS encoding related to delta3-cis-delta2-trans-enoyl-CoA isomerase — MSGHNHIRIDYEGNFAIITLNNPNKFNSLTQSLFSRLASLLREVDANKDVYVTLLIGEGPFFSAGADLKDSPPSMEEIVSRPYWLPKLVNNNLDVARAFYSHSKILVTALNGPVIGLSAALISHSDFIYAVPDAYLLTPFSSLGLVAEGGASVAFVHRMGPGKANEALILGRKIPVSELVQVGFVNRVFEDKNNFRTQVLEYMRQTFSSHLVGSSLLGTKALMRRRVVREQDEMAPLETFQGLERFCAGIPQEEMGKVMSGTKKHRL; from the exons ATGTCCGGTCATAATCACATCCGCATCGACTACGAAGGCAACTTTGCCATCATTACGCTGAACAATCCGAACAAGTTCAACTCCCTGACACAGAGCTTGTTCTCTCGCCTAGCGAGTCTACTCAGGGAGGTAGATGCAAACAAGGATGTCTACGTCACTCTTCTGATTGGAGAGGGACCCTTTTTTTCCGC TGGTGCCGATCTCAAAGACAGCCCTCCATCCATGGAAGAGATCGTGTCCCGTCCTTATTGGCTTCCTAAGCTCGTCAATAATAACTTGGATGTTGCGAGAGCATTCTACAGTCACTCTAAAATCCTGGTGACTGCTCTGAACGGACCTGTGATCGGACTTTCAGCCGCGCTCATCTCCCACTCAGACTTTATCTACGCGGTGCCTGATGCTTACCTTTTGACGCCCTTTTCTTCACTGGGCTTAGTCGCTGAAGGCGGTGCGAGTGTTGCGTTCGTCCACAGGATGGGACCCGGCAAGGCCAATGAAGCATTGATCTTGGGCCGAAAGATCCCGGTCAGCGAGCTTGTCCAGGTTGGTTTTGTTAACCGCGTCTtcgaggacaagaacaacTTCCGGACGCAGGTGTTGGAGTACATGCGCCAAACCTTTAGTTCCCACCTTGTCGGCTCGAGTTTGCTGGGAACCAAGGCACTGATGCGTCGCCGGGTCGTGCGTGAGCAGGACGAGATGGCTCCCCTAGAGACGTTCCAGGGCCTTGAGCGTTTCTGCGCAGGCATTCCACAGGAGGAAATGGGCAAAGTTATGTCGGGAACTAAGAAACACCGACTTTGA
- a CDS encoding related to C6 transcription factor, producing MPNSTEPSPARGSPVPIANRQLPTRVSSACRRCRRNKSRCDSFRPCSLCIRANVECERPSLDEAPKGRTKSNSHRTRARLRRSSDAPPTSAPPTQRPSPSRENTSVEGFGDEIIAKPAEPPSSWVSQDYGESESAMGFARKIYRLGSQTIDEQQCSAIPGGACGTRTPLMRSSEQRLPISSILGGRFPKQNDIDSLLEDYFESVHWFSLVIYEPRFRKRIESIKDGYAYPTEAPFLTLLSIMLCMAAWYRSKKTDQEGAEEWRLWSDELLRIVESRLVHIMDQHSIAAVQTLILLGSHHVYHGRPNLSFALLGATIKISHAMGLHRNLAHGSVDDVEERKRVWWTIYTWDRFASISYGRPLSINDEDCNVGMPAEFIESPFFKAESIEQGSLGVRYSPYQTQLTTLYLVASPALKTIFGSLSAQSAGQHFGSEYRSLVNDVTQKLLAWRRDLPSFLSLDLNRDYHPSTTEWDTRAHQLQSLSLQLTFDNVMIVLHRPFLARQIENLSTQTPGSVTDSPLAQAMAQHVRPHSSNSPSQNGQSPRFEEKASSEYWWSAAVRTARITELPYLAELATDSHLVAFMAMNLFHAAIVLTLVALSDPLSDPAQAVKRTITRVFRLQERLGQRSALASQSSAVLKNLILLLLRREGEAMLGPVPPKSGLINSHMEYPLLHQPNHEQTLRLPLEAALNTDQRTGISAGSNLSIVQRLNESLASVQQIIPPFFDDSIQPISMSVPRNEVSQQGPVPQPQQDIWLPPGGLQEPTESLEHHGNGVDYGANGLFWLWDSTWTG from the exons ATGCCGAACTCCACAGAACCGTCGCCGGCGAGGGGCTCCCCGGTACCGATCGCCAACCGTCAGCTTCCTACGAGAGTTTCCAGTGCGTGCCGTAGATGCCGTCGGAACAAAAGCAGA TGTGATTCTTTCCGGCCTTGCTCCCTTTGCATAAGGGCCAATGTAGAATGCGAGCGACCGTCATTGGATGAGGCACCTAAGGGCAGAACCAAATCCAACAGTCACCGTACTCGAGCGAGGCTCCGACG CAGCAGCGATGCCCCGCCCACCTCAGCGCCGCCCACTCAACGTCCTTCACCGAGCCGTGAAAACACCTCTGTTGAGGGCTTTGGGGATGAAATCATCGCGAAACCAGCAGAACCACCCAGCTCGTGGGTATCGCAAGATTATGGAGAGTCTGAATCGGCCATGGGCTTCGCTCGAAAG ATCTACAGACTAGGAAGCCAGACCATTGATGAACAACAATGTTCTGCTATTCCAGGCGGGGCATGCGGTACCAGGACTCCTCTGATGAGGTCTAGCGAGCAACGCTTACCGATATCCAGCATTCTGGGTGGCCGCTTTCCCAAACAAAATGATATTGATTCCCTACTGGAAGATTATTTCGAATCTGTTCACTGGTTCTCGCTGGTAATATACGAACCTAGGTTCCGCAAACGCATAGAGTCTATCAAAGATGGTTATGCGTATCCCACTGAGGCGCCGTTCTTGACATTACTCTCAATCATGCTGTGCATGGCAGCGTGGTACAGGTCAAAAAAGACCGATCAAGAAGGGGCCGAAGAATGGCGCCTCTGGAGCGATGAGCTGCTCAGGATTGTCGAGTCTCGCCTTGTTCACATCATGGACCAGCATTCCATTGCCGCTGTTCAGACCCTCATCCTGCTGGGATCACATCATGTCTACCACGGCCGGCCTAACTTGTCGTTTGCCCTGTTAGGTGCAACCATCAAGATATCACACGCTATGGGCTTGCATCGTAACCTGGCCCATGGGTCCGTCGATGATGTCGAAGAGCGCAAAAGAGTATGGTGGACCATCTACACCTGGGATAG GTTTGCTTCCATATCATACGGCCGACCGTTGAGTATTAATGATGAAGACTGCAACGTAGGGATGCCCGCTGAGTTCATCGAGTCCCCTTTCTTCAAGGCCGAGTCCATCGAACAAGGGTCGCTCGGTGTGCGATATTCACCGTACCAGACCCAGTTGACCACGCTGTACCTCGTGGCTTCCCCTGCCTTGAAGACAATATTCGGCTCTCTGTCAGCGCAATCAGCCGGTCAGCATTTCGGCAGCGAGTATCGGTCGCTGGTTAATGATGTGACGCAAAAGCTATTGGCTTGGCGACGCGATTTGCCGTCATTCTTGTCTTTGGACCTGAACCGAGACTATCACCCAAGCACTACCGAGTGGGACACCCGGGCCCATCAGTTGCAGTCTCTGTCGCTACAGTTGACATTTGACAACGTGATGATTGTTCTACACCGGCCGTTTCTAGCTCGTCAGATTGAGAACCTGTCTACTCAGACTCCCGGCAGCGTCACTGACTCCCCTTTGGCTCAGGCAATGGCGCAGCATGTACGCCCGCACAGCAGCAACTCCCCATCCCAGAACGGCCAGTCGCCCAGATTTGAAGAGAAAGCAAGCTCTGAGTATTGGTGGAGCGCAGCAGTTCGGACTGCGCGAATTACCGAACTGCCATACCTCGCCGAACTCGCCACTGACAGCCACCTTGTAGCGTTTATGGCTATGAACTTATTTCACGCAGCCATTGTGCTGACCCTGGTGGCCCTCTCTGATCCGCTTTCAGATCCTGCCCAAGCTGTCAAGCGGACCATCACGCGAGTATTTCGACTGCAGGAGCGGCTGGGCCAGCGGTCGGCGTTGGCTAGCCAGAGCAGTGCTGTACTCAAAAATCTCATATTACTTCTCCTTCGGCGTGAGGGAGAAGCCATGCTCGGTCCGGTGCCACCCAAGTCAGGGCTTATCAACAGCCATATGGAGTATCCGCTTCTACATCAACCGAATCATGAGCAAACTCTTCGCCTTCCTTTGGAAGCGGCGCTGAACACGGATCAGCGGACCGGGATATCAGCCGGATCAAATCTGAGCATTGTACAACGATTGAACGAAAGTTTGGCGTCGGTGCAACAGA TTATTCCGCCATTCTTTGACGATTCTATTCAACCCATTTCCATGTCGGTTCCAAGAAATGAAGTTTCGCAGCAAGGACCGGTACCGCAGCCCCAGCAGGACATATGGCTCCCGCCCGGTGGCTTGCAAGAGCCTACCGAGTCACTGGAACATCATGGGAATGGGGTAGACTATGGAGCGAATGGGCTGTTCTGGCTTTGGGACTCTACATGGACGGGTTGA